A section of the Centropristis striata isolate RG_2023a ecotype Rhode Island chromosome 7, C.striata_1.0, whole genome shotgun sequence genome encodes:
- the ela3l gene encoding elastase 3 like produces the protein MIPIVLASVLIASALGCGTPPIEPLTSRVVNGVDAKPHSWPWQISLQYERDGVWRHTCGGSLIAANWVMTAAHCINTKLSYRVYVGKHNLVEEEAGSKAILPEKIIVHEKWNQIFVAFGNDIALIKLSEPVTLSDQVQLACIPAAETVLSNLYPCYITGWGRLYTGGPIADKLQQALMPVADHATCSQPDWWGVAVRTTMVCAGGDGIVAGCNGDSGGPLNCKNTEGIWEVHGIASFVSGLGCNYVKKPTVFTRVSAFNDWIDQAMMNN, from the exons ATGATCCCCATTGTGCTGGCCTCAGTGCTCATTGCTAGCG CCCTCGGGTGCGGCACCCCACCTATCGAGCCCTTGACTTCCCGTGTGGTCAACGGAGTAGATGCCAAGCCCCACAGCTGGCCCTGGCAG ATCTCTCTGCAGTATGAGAGGGACGGTGTGTGGAGGCACACTTGTGGAGGATCTCTGATTGCTGCCAACTGGGTCATGACTGCTGCTCACTGCATCAA CACCAAGCTCTCCTACAGGGTGTACGTGGGGAAGCACAACCTGGTCGAGGAGGAGGCTGGCTCCAAGGCCATCCTGCCCGAGAAGATTATTGTCCATGAAAAATGGAACCAGATCTTTGTGGCCTTCGG aAATGATATTGCCCTGATCAAGCTGTCAGAGCCTGTGACTCTGAGCGACCAGGTGCAGCTGGCATGTATCCCTGCTGCTGAGACTGTGCTGTCTAACCTCTACCCCTGCTACATCACCGGATGGGGCAGGCTGTACA CCGGAGGCCCCATAGCTGATAAGCTGCAGCAGGCTTTGATGCCTGTGGCTGACCATGCCACCTGCTCCCAGCCTGACTGGTGGGGTGTCGCTGTCAGGACCACCATGGTGTGTGCCGGTGGGGATGGAATCGTGGCCGGATGCAAc GGCGACTCCGGTGGCCCTCTGAACTGTAAGAACACTGAGGGTATCTGGGAGGTCCACGGCATTGCCAGCTTCGTCTCTGGCCTTGGTTGCAACTATGTGAAGAAACCCACTGTCTTCACCAGAGTGTCCGCTTTCAACGACTGGATCGACCAG gctATGATGAACAACTAA